Proteins from one Amycolatopsis benzoatilytica AK 16/65 genomic window:
- a CDS encoding NAD(P)/FAD-dependent oxidoreductase codes for MREAGLVVVGASLAGLRAASTARRAGYDGPVTLIGAEPHLPYDRPPLSKAFLADPDYAPPLLTDAGMLAELRIDLRLGEPASGLSLAEREVLIGQSSVPFDSLILATGCAPVVLPGLEAGHPLRTLDDARAIRDRIPATDQAVIVGGGFIGAELASALRERGAKVTIVEAADVPLVRAVGTEMAGVLASLHHRNGVDLRCGTTVTALDPKVTLSDGSVLDADLVVVGIGARPAVGWLDDSGIPVHDGVLCDETLCAAPGIYAAGDVARWHNPLFEATMRLENWTSAVAQAEAAARNAVGPAASPFETVPYFWSDWYGNRIQMVGVVTGDVTLLGHPEDQSWLALYRAGDRLAGALALNQPGRIMKYRNRIAGRANWRDALEFAAAVR; via the coding sequence ATGCGAGAAGCAGGACTGGTAGTCGTCGGAGCATCGCTCGCCGGACTTCGCGCGGCCAGCACTGCCCGGCGGGCCGGCTACGACGGCCCGGTCACGTTGATCGGGGCCGAACCGCACCTGCCCTACGACCGGCCGCCGTTGTCGAAGGCGTTCCTCGCCGATCCGGATTACGCGCCGCCGCTGCTCACTGATGCCGGCATGCTCGCCGAGCTGCGCATCGATCTCCGGCTCGGAGAACCGGCGTCCGGCTTGTCTCTCGCCGAGCGGGAGGTCCTCATCGGACAGTCGAGCGTGCCGTTCGACTCGCTGATCCTCGCCACCGGCTGCGCGCCCGTCGTGCTTCCGGGGCTCGAAGCCGGACATCCGCTGCGGACCCTGGACGACGCTCGCGCTATCCGCGACCGGATCCCCGCCACTGACCAGGCGGTCATCGTCGGCGGCGGATTCATCGGCGCGGAACTCGCGTCCGCGCTGCGCGAACGCGGTGCGAAAGTCACCATCGTCGAAGCCGCCGACGTTCCGCTGGTCCGCGCGGTCGGCACCGAGATGGCGGGCGTACTGGCCAGTCTGCATCATCGCAACGGGGTGGATCTCCGCTGCGGCACCACTGTGACCGCGCTCGACCCCAAGGTCACGCTCTCCGACGGCAGCGTTCTGGACGCCGATCTCGTAGTTGTCGGCATCGGCGCCCGCCCGGCTGTCGGCTGGCTCGACGACAGCGGAATCCCGGTCCACGACGGCGTGCTGTGCGACGAAACTCTCTGCGCGGCACCAGGAATCTACGCCGCCGGGGACGTCGCCCGCTGGCACAACCCGCTGTTCGAAGCCACGATGCGGCTGGAGAACTGGACGTCCGCCGTGGCGCAGGCCGAAGCCGCCGCGCGCAACGCGGTCGGGCCGGCCGCGTCCCCGTTCGAGACCGTGCCGTATTTCTGGTCCGACTGGTACGGCAACCGGATCCAGATGGTCGGCGTCGTCACCGGCGACGTCACCCTGCTCGGCCATCCCGAGGACCAGTCCTGGCTGGCCCTCTATCGCGCGGGCGACCGGCTGGCCGGCGCGCTCGCGCTGAACCAGCCGGGCCGGATCATGAAGTACCGCAATCGGATCGCGGGTCGCGCCAACTGGCGGGACGCGCTCGAGTTCGCCGCCGCTGTGCGCTGA
- a CDS encoding PucR family transcriptional regulator, translating to MTSTAAATLVKVADSVLAELPRLVARLVGEVSAELPALAPDAQVMELLESTVRENLVTALSVLGGTARPVDVGAPPVALEFARRLAQRRVPITAMLRAYRLGQAAFQQEMISRIAREPVQAADVAVAATELSHVAFTYIDKISEEVVEAYQLERDTWLRHRNAARLAKVQAALSGKPIDLAEVEKTLGYALSDRHVGAVLWCGPELDENARLTTLERHAALLAGVLGATPLVVAPDASTVWAWFPTAAVDLDAVSAALAGSPEPVRVALGDPASGLPGFRATHQQARQAEAVAQMTERTQPRAVTAAAQLGPLALVAADPAGVAGWVQSVLGALADDDEAHQRMRETVWAYLSSGSSLMVAAQELHLHKNTIQYRLRKAEQERGRPLAEGRIDVEVALLACRLLGSAVLRAVD from the coding sequence GTGACGTCGACGGCTGCCGCCACCCTGGTCAAGGTCGCGGATTCGGTATTGGCCGAGCTCCCGCGGCTGGTCGCGCGTCTCGTCGGCGAGGTCTCCGCCGAACTGCCCGCGCTGGCTCCCGACGCGCAGGTGATGGAGCTGCTGGAAAGCACGGTCCGGGAGAACCTGGTCACGGCGCTGAGCGTGCTGGGCGGCACCGCCCGCCCCGTCGACGTCGGCGCCCCGCCGGTAGCACTGGAGTTCGCCCGGCGGCTGGCCCAGCGGCGGGTGCCGATCACCGCGATGCTGCGCGCGTACCGGCTGGGCCAGGCCGCGTTCCAGCAGGAGATGATCTCCCGGATCGCCCGGGAGCCGGTGCAGGCCGCGGACGTCGCGGTCGCCGCCACCGAACTGTCCCACGTCGCGTTCACCTACATCGACAAGATCTCCGAGGAAGTCGTCGAGGCCTACCAGCTGGAACGCGACACCTGGCTGCGCCACCGCAACGCCGCCCGGCTCGCGAAGGTGCAGGCCGCGCTGTCCGGCAAGCCGATTGACCTGGCGGAGGTGGAGAAGACCCTCGGCTACGCCCTGTCCGACCGCCACGTCGGCGCGGTGTTGTGGTGCGGCCCGGAGCTGGACGAGAACGCCCGGCTGACCACTCTGGAACGGCACGCCGCCCTGTTAGCCGGCGTGCTCGGGGCGACACCGCTGGTGGTCGCCCCCGACGCGTCGACAGTCTGGGCCTGGTTCCCGACGGCGGCGGTCGATCTGGACGCGGTATCCGCCGCCCTCGCCGGTTCCCCCGAGCCGGTCCGGGTGGCGCTGGGCGACCCGGCCAGCGGACTGCCCGGTTTCCGCGCGACCCACCAGCAGGCGCGTCAAGCCGAAGCAGTCGCCCAGATGACCGAGCGAACCCAGCCCCGCGCGGTGACCGCGGCCGCGCAGCTCGGGCCGCTGGCCTTGGTGGCAGCCGACCCGGCCGGGGTCGCCGGTTGGGTGCAGTCGGTGCTGGGCGCGCTGGCCGACGACGACGAGGCCCACCAGCGGATGCGCGAGACGGTATGGGCCTATTTGTCCAGCGGGAGCAGTCTGATGGTGGCGGCGCAGGAGCTGCACCTGCACAAGAACACGATCCAGTACCGGCTCCGGAAAGCCGAGCAAGAGCGAGGGCGTCCGCTGGCGGAGGGACGGATCGACGTGGAGGTGGCACTGCTGGCTTGCCGGCTGTTGGGGTCGGCGGTGCTTCGGGCGGTCGACTGA
- a CDS encoding fatty acid desaturase, which yields MKKYRLAGANGETGWHDRKRHLWLLGLIVPLLPFAAIGLRAATGSDAALWLGPVVLLVLIPLIDLVAGYDHTNPPDEVMEALEEDRYYRWITYLFLPLQYAGFGFGAWMLARGEVSVAGKIGLAVTLGTVAGIAINTAHELGHKRESTERWAAKIALAQCFYGHFYIEHNRGHHVRVATPEDPASSRLGESFYRFWPRTVVGSLRSAWGVERKRYARKHSHPFHLGNDVLNAWLMSAVLWGGLIAWLGVGILPYLLVQAVFGFSLLEIVNYMEHYGMLRKQVVTGTKTRYERVTPAHSWNSNNVATNVLLYHLQRHSDHHANPTRRFQTLRDFKESPVLPTGYTGMMAVALVPPWFRRVMDPRVYRHFDGDLRQANVQPGKLPALLKKYPLLHDPAETTTADARSRLADDVDAARCPGCGYVYRVAEGNELEGFAAGTAWSEIPDDWTCPDCGVRDKVDFVPVVREAA from the coding sequence ATGAAGAAGTACCGCCTCGCCGGAGCGAACGGCGAAACCGGCTGGCACGACCGGAAACGGCATCTGTGGCTGCTCGGGCTCATCGTGCCGCTGCTCCCGTTCGCCGCGATCGGGCTGCGCGCCGCGACCGGATCCGACGCCGCATTGTGGCTCGGCCCGGTCGTGCTGCTGGTGCTCATTCCCCTGATCGACCTCGTCGCCGGCTATGACCACACCAATCCGCCGGATGAGGTGATGGAGGCGCTGGAGGAGGACCGCTACTACCGCTGGATCACCTACCTGTTCCTGCCGCTGCAGTACGCCGGGTTCGGGTTCGGCGCGTGGATGCTCGCCCGCGGCGAGGTGTCCGTCGCCGGCAAGATCGGGCTCGCCGTCACGCTCGGCACGGTCGCCGGGATCGCCATCAACACCGCGCACGAACTCGGTCACAAACGCGAGAGCACCGAGCGTTGGGCGGCCAAGATCGCGCTGGCCCAATGCTTCTACGGGCACTTCTACATCGAGCACAACCGTGGCCACCACGTCCGCGTCGCCACCCCGGAGGACCCGGCGTCGAGCCGGCTGGGGGAAAGCTTCTACCGGTTCTGGCCGCGCACCGTCGTCGGGTCGCTGCGCAGCGCCTGGGGTGTCGAGCGGAAGCGCTACGCCCGCAAGCACAGCCACCCGTTCCACCTGGGCAACGACGTGCTGAACGCGTGGCTGATGAGCGCGGTGCTGTGGGGCGGGCTGATCGCCTGGCTCGGCGTCGGGATCCTGCCGTACCTGCTGGTGCAGGCGGTGTTCGGGTTTTCGCTGCTGGAGATCGTCAACTACATGGAGCACTACGGGATGCTGCGCAAGCAGGTCGTCACCGGAACCAAGACCCGGTACGAGCGGGTGACGCCGGCGCACTCCTGGAACTCCAACAATGTCGCCACCAACGTCCTGCTCTATCACCTGCAGCGGCACAGCGACCACCACGCGAACCCGACCCGGCGCTTCCAGACCCTGCGCGATTTCAAGGAAAGCCCGGTCCTGCCCACCGGTTACACCGGGATGATGGCGGTCGCGCTGGTTCCGCCGTGGTTCCGGCGGGTGATGGACCCGCGCGTCTACCGGCACTTCGACGGCGACCTCCGGCAGGCCAACGTGCAGCCGGGCAAGCTGCCGGCGCTGCTGAAGAAGTACCCGCTCCTGCACGACCCGGCGGAGACGACGACGGCGGACGCCCGGTCGCGACTGGCCGACGACGTCGATGCGGCGCGATGCCCGGGCTGCGGTTACGTCTACCGGGTCGCCGAGGGCAACGAGCTGGAGGGTTTCGCCGCCGGGACCGCCTGGTCGGAGATCCCGGACGACTGGACCTGCCCGGACTGCGGCGTGCGCGACAAGGTCGACTTCGTCCCGGTCGTGCGGGAGGCGGCGTGA
- a CDS encoding ferredoxin, with translation MRIVADRGKCEGLGMCEAMADQFFEVGDDGTVRVLDETPPEADRQFVDAAVRACPVAALRLQG, from the coding sequence ATGCGGATCGTCGCCGACCGCGGCAAGTGCGAGGGCCTGGGGATGTGCGAGGCGATGGCCGACCAGTTCTTCGAGGTCGGGGACGACGGCACGGTGCGGGTGCTGGACGAGACTCCGCCGGAAGCCGACCGGCAGTTCGTGGACGCGGCGGTGCGCGCCTGCCCGGTCGCCGCGCTCAGGCTGCAGGGCTGA
- a CDS encoding M20 family metallopeptidase: MTEFSQDALLADIETLVCCESPSSDLDAVAHSADVLAGLGKELLGVEPERIILDGRTHLRWRFGDGPARVLLLGHHDTVWPMGSLATHPFSVRDGVLRGPGCFDMKTGVVMALHVAAALPDRAGLSILVTGDEELGSPSSRGLIEEEARGCAAAFVLEAAADGGAIKTRRKGVSHYRIEVAGRASHAGLEPEKGINAGIEIAHQVLAVAALADPDRGTSVVPTVLSAGTTVNTVPAAAAVEVDVRVWDEEEQLRIDREVRALQPRLAGARITVHGGINRPPLEASSSAALFGLAQELAGELGLPELTEAAVGGASDGNYTAGLGVPTLDGLGAVGGGAHADHEHVLVEELTRRTALLFALTENVLSKGSLSISTNPAGDSGRDRR, encoded by the coding sequence ATGACCGAATTCAGCCAGGACGCGCTGCTGGCCGACATCGAAACGCTGGTGTGCTGCGAATCCCCGTCCTCGGACCTGGACGCGGTGGCACACAGCGCCGACGTGCTCGCCGGGCTCGGCAAGGAGTTGCTCGGCGTCGAACCGGAACGGATCATCCTGGACGGCCGGACGCATCTGCGCTGGCGGTTCGGCGACGGTCCGGCCCGGGTGCTGCTGCTCGGCCACCACGACACGGTGTGGCCGATGGGTTCCCTTGCCACCCATCCGTTCTCGGTGCGCGACGGGGTGTTGCGCGGGCCCGGATGTTTCGACATGAAGACCGGGGTCGTGATGGCGCTGCACGTCGCGGCGGCACTGCCGGACCGCGCCGGATTGTCCATTTTGGTCACTGGGGACGAAGAGCTGGGCTCGCCGTCGTCTCGCGGGTTGATCGAAGAGGAAGCACGCGGCTGCGCGGCGGCCTTTGTGCTGGAAGCCGCGGCGGACGGCGGGGCGATCAAGACCCGGCGCAAAGGCGTGTCGCACTACCGGATCGAGGTGGCCGGGCGCGCCTCGCACGCCGGTCTCGAACCGGAGAAGGGGATCAACGCCGGGATCGAGATCGCGCACCAGGTGCTGGCGGTGGCCGCACTCGCCGATCCGGACCGCGGGACCAGCGTGGTGCCGACGGTGCTTTCCGCTGGTACCACGGTGAATACCGTGCCGGCCGCGGCGGCCGTCGAGGTCGACGTGCGGGTGTGGGACGAGGAAGAACAGCTTCGCATCGACCGGGAAGTCCGGGCTCTGCAGCCGAGGCTGGCCGGAGCGCGGATCACCGTCCACGGCGGCATCAACCGGCCGCCGCTGGAAGCGTCCTCCTCGGCCGCGTTGTTCGGGCTGGCTCAAGAACTGGCCGGGGAGCTCGGCCTGCCGGAATTGACCGAAGCCGCGGTCGGCGGCGCGTCGGACGGCAATTACACCGCGGGGCTGGGCGTACCGACACTGGACGGGCTCGGCGCGGTCGGCGGCGGAGCGCACGCCGATCACGAGCACGTCCTGGTCGAGGAATTGACCCGGCGGACCGCATTGCTGTTCGCCTTGACGGAAAACGTGCTGTCGAAGGGGAGTCTGTCGATTTCGACGAATCCGGCGGGCGATTCTGGCAGAGACCGACGGTGA
- the menC gene encoding o-succinylbenzoate synthase, whose product MKLSGVELRKVQMPLVAPFRTSFGTQSVRDLLLLRAVTPDGEGWGECVTMPGPVYSSEYNAGAEHVLRHHLIPTVLAAGEITAAKVTPLLERFKGHRMAKGALEMAVLDAELRALGRSFGGELGSVRDTVPCGVSVGIMDTIPQLLDVVGGYLDEGYVRIKLKIEPGWDVDPVRAVRERFGDDVLLQVDANTAYTLGDAQHLAKLDSFGLLLIEQPLEEEDVLGHAELAKRIQTPICLDESIVSARAAADAIKLGAVHIVNIKPGRVGGYLEARRVHDVCAAHAIPVWCGGMIETGLGRAANVALASLPGFTLPGDTSASDRFYRTDITEPFVLQDGHLPVPTGPGLGVAPIPELLDEVTTEKVWIGS is encoded by the coding sequence GTGAAACTCAGCGGTGTGGAACTGCGCAAGGTGCAGATGCCGCTCGTCGCCCCGTTCCGGACGTCGTTTGGCACCCAGTCCGTCCGGGACCTGTTGCTGCTGCGCGCGGTGACGCCGGACGGCGAGGGCTGGGGCGAATGCGTGACGATGCCCGGCCCGGTGTACTCGTCGGAGTACAACGCCGGCGCCGAGCACGTGCTGCGCCATCACCTGATCCCGACGGTGCTGGCGGCAGGCGAGATCACCGCGGCGAAGGTGACGCCGCTGCTGGAGAGGTTCAAGGGCCACCGGATGGCCAAGGGCGCGTTGGAAATGGCGGTGCTGGACGCCGAACTCCGCGCGCTCGGCCGGTCCTTCGGCGGCGAACTGGGCTCGGTGCGCGACACCGTTCCCTGCGGCGTTTCGGTCGGCATCATGGACACCATCCCGCAGCTGCTCGACGTCGTCGGCGGATATCTCGACGAGGGCTACGTGCGGATCAAGCTGAAGATCGAACCCGGCTGGGACGTCGACCCGGTGCGCGCGGTCCGCGAGCGATTCGGCGATGACGTGCTGCTGCAGGTGGACGCGAACACCGCCTACACCCTCGGCGACGCGCAGCACCTGGCCAAGCTCGACTCGTTCGGGCTGCTGCTGATCGAGCAGCCGCTGGAAGAGGAGGACGTGCTCGGCCACGCCGAACTCGCGAAGCGGATCCAGACGCCGATCTGCCTGGACGAGTCGATCGTCTCGGCACGCGCGGCGGCGGACGCGATCAAGCTCGGCGCGGTGCACATCGTGAACATCAAGCCGGGCCGTGTCGGCGGCTATCTGGAAGCGCGCCGGGTGCACGACGTGTGCGCGGCGCACGCGATCCCGGTCTGGTGCGGCGGAATGATCGAGACCGGGCTGGGCCGGGCGGCGAACGTCGCGCTGGCTTCGCTGCCCGGGTTCACCCTCCCCGGCGACACCTCGGCGTCCGACCGGTTCTACCGGACCGACATCACCGAACCGTTCGTCCTGCAGGACGGGCACCTCCCGGTGCCGACCGGACCGGGCCTCGGCGTGGCCCCGATTCCGGAGCTGCTGGACGAGGTAACCACCGAAAAGGTATGGATCGGTTCGTAG
- a CDS encoding PucR family transcriptional regulator, with translation MLTPVPSKPHTSLGRVLEALGDVLLEPVAVGRDTRRHLGGVVIHDPHEDAEFPAQAVVLGVGVREPGEIAQLLHTARAHGAAALVVRAPVASSAEVTRAAESSGVALLGLASGASWAQLAAMLRTLLAEGDVGDVSPQTLGGMPSGDLFALANAVAALLDAPVTIEDRNSRVLAFSGRQDEADASRAETILGRQVPERFTRELEKEGVFERLYRGNEPVYVYPDGYDEKISMARVAVAVRAGDEVLGSIWAAVDKDLSEERTTALVDASKIVALHMLRLRAGADVERRLRADLVSTALEGGSGAPEAIARLGLLGQPTIVLAMGLLEAPDDDLRLVAERQRVADALAMHLSAVQPRSAVALIGDVAYGIVPMPGSNGDCRERSVRVASTFLERTGRRVAAAIGIGPLAADGSGLRASRDGANRALRVLLTNGGSKRVITAEDAHIDALMLELADLSAARGDVATGPIARLLAYDTKHQSQLVHTLRCWLDSFGDIGAASAAAYVHPSTFRYRLRRLAEVGGIDLEDSGDRFAAMVQLHLLRGLDKPEEV, from the coding sequence GTGCTGACACCAGTGCCGAGCAAGCCGCACACGAGTCTGGGCCGCGTCCTCGAAGCACTCGGGGACGTGCTCCTCGAGCCGGTCGCGGTGGGCCGGGACACCCGGCGCCATCTCGGCGGAGTGGTGATCCACGACCCGCACGAAGACGCCGAGTTCCCGGCGCAGGCGGTGGTTCTCGGGGTCGGCGTGCGCGAGCCCGGCGAGATCGCGCAGCTGCTGCACACCGCGCGAGCGCACGGTGCCGCCGCGCTGGTCGTGCGGGCGCCGGTCGCGTCGTCGGCGGAGGTGACCCGGGCGGCGGAGTCGTCCGGGGTCGCGCTGCTCGGGCTGGCCAGCGGCGCGTCGTGGGCGCAGCTCGCGGCGATGTTGCGCACGCTGCTGGCAGAGGGCGACGTCGGCGACGTTTCCCCGCAGACGCTCGGCGGCATGCCCTCCGGAGACCTTTTCGCGCTGGCCAACGCGGTCGCGGCGCTGTTGGACGCACCGGTCACCATCGAAGACCGCAACTCGCGCGTGCTCGCCTTCTCCGGCCGCCAGGACGAAGCGGACGCCTCGCGCGCGGAAACCATTCTCGGCCGCCAGGTGCCGGAACGGTTCACCCGCGAGTTGGAGAAGGAAGGCGTTTTCGAGCGCCTGTACCGGGGCAACGAACCGGTTTACGTCTATCCGGATGGCTACGACGAGAAGATCTCGATGGCCCGGGTGGCGGTCGCGGTCCGGGCCGGCGACGAGGTGCTCGGGTCGATTTGGGCCGCTGTCGACAAAGATCTCAGCGAAGAACGTACGACGGCGTTGGTGGACGCGTCGAAGATTGTTGCGCTGCACATGCTTCGGCTGCGCGCGGGGGCGGACGTCGAACGTCGGCTGCGCGCCGATCTGGTGAGCACCGCGCTCGAAGGCGGTTCCGGAGCGCCGGAGGCGATCGCGCGGCTCGGTTTGCTGGGCCAGCCCACGATCGTGCTCGCGATGGGCTTGCTGGAAGCGCCGGACGACGATCTCCGGCTGGTCGCCGAACGCCAGCGGGTCGCCGATGCGCTCGCCATGCACCTCAGCGCGGTCCAGCCGCGGTCGGCGGTCGCGCTGATCGGTGATGTCGCTTATGGGATCGTCCCGATGCCGGGCAGCAACGGCGATTGCCGCGAACGCTCCGTGCGCGTCGCGTCGACTTTCCTGGAACGCACCGGCCGCCGGGTCGCCGCCGCGATCGGCATCGGGCCGCTCGCCGCGGACGGTTCCGGGCTGCGCGCGTCGCGGGACGGCGCGAACCGAGCGCTGCGTGTGTTGCTCACCAACGGCGGCAGCAAACGGGTGATCACCGCCGAGGACGCGCACATCGACGCGCTGATGCTGGAGCTGGCGGACCTGTCGGCGGCCCGCGGCGATGTCGCGACCGGGCCGATTGCCCGATTGCTCGCCTACGACACGAAACACCAGTCACAGCTGGTGCATACGCTGCGATGCTGGCTCGATTCCTTCGGCGACATCGGGGCCGCCTCGGCGGCCGCGTACGTGCATCCGAGCACGTTCCGATACCGGTTGCGCCGGCTCGCCGAAGTCGGCGGCATCGATCTGGAGGATTCGGGGGACCGGTTCGCCGCGATGGTCCAGCTGCATCTGCTGCGCGGCTTGGACAAGCCAGAAGAGGTCTGA
- a CDS encoding serine hydrolase: protein MTADATEKILRRANEIGVEVWLQAADVDGTATFGIGADVPVVTASVFKIPVALELARQAAEGLRDLGDRIAVRPGHPTPSPYGLATFRHEVVMSWHELAILMIGISDNVATDLILAEIGKDSVNATLRRLGLARTAVPQDCAELLATIGEDLGVAYEDDERLLSELSHEQVSGLRALQPENTCRTTAAEMTRLLGLIWRDEAAPPQACADVRRWTGLQVWPHRLRSGFPDDGIRTSGKTGTLPSVRNEVGVVEYPDGGRYAVSVFTRAEDSRSRVPERDAFIGFAAATAVESLRTA, encoded by the coding sequence ATGACCGCCGACGCAACCGAGAAGATCCTTCGCCGGGCGAACGAGATCGGGGTCGAGGTCTGGTTGCAGGCCGCCGATGTCGACGGCACCGCGACGTTCGGGATCGGCGCGGACGTTCCGGTGGTCACCGCATCGGTGTTCAAGATCCCGGTCGCGCTCGAACTCGCCCGCCAGGCCGCCGAGGGCCTGCGCGACCTCGGCGACCGGATCGCCGTCCGGCCGGGACATCCGACCCCCAGCCCGTACGGTTTGGCCACCTTCCGGCACGAGGTCGTGATGTCCTGGCACGAGCTGGCGATCCTGATGATCGGAATCAGTGACAACGTTGCCACCGACCTCATTCTGGCCGAGATCGGCAAGGATTCGGTCAATGCGACGCTGCGCCGGCTCGGACTCGCTCGAACGGCGGTTCCGCAGGACTGCGCCGAGCTGCTGGCGACCATCGGCGAAGATCTCGGCGTGGCCTACGAGGACGACGAACGGCTGCTTTCCGAACTGAGTCATGAACAGGTTTCCGGTTTGCGCGCATTGCAGCCGGAAAACACCTGCCGCACCACCGCTGCGGAAATGACCCGGCTGCTCGGCCTGATCTGGCGCGACGAGGCGGCGCCGCCGCAAGCGTGCGCGGATGTCCGGCGCTGGACCGGATTGCAGGTCTGGCCGCACCGGCTGCGGTCCGGGTTCCCGGACGACGGGATTCGCACCAGCGGCAAAACCGGCACGCTGCCGTCGGTGCGCAATGAGGTCGGCGTGGTCGAGTACCCGGACGGCGGCCGGTACGCGGTGTCGGTATTCACGCGTGCCGAGGATTCCCGTTCCCGGGTGCCCGAGCGCGACGCGTTCATCGGATTCGCCGCGGCGACGGCAGTGGAGTCGCTGCGCACCGCGTGA
- a CDS encoding serine hydrolase, whose product MSVQEQIEAVFADADTDGFLHAREIGVPDGPEVSVNGDDPVVLASVFKIPLAVAYAREVVAGRLDETERTKVTARYRTGGIGTAGCADDVEMSWRDLAHFMLTMSDNAATDLIYHRVGQDAVDRVLADLGLSRTRLIGCCEDLFASVIADLGGSPDDDLEAVLGGATPEQLDKLSVRDPERTTSSTPREMTALLDAIWTDRAADPAACERVRTIMAQQIWPHRLSSGFPSGVAVAAKTGTLPGVRNEAGVVTLGDGRQFAVAVFTRAHSLADRLPAVDGSIGAAARLALDHLSAQTVTP is encoded by the coding sequence ATGAGCGTCCAGGAACAGATCGAAGCGGTTTTCGCCGACGCGGACACCGACGGTTTCCTGCACGCCCGCGAGATCGGCGTTCCGGACGGGCCCGAGGTGTCCGTAAACGGCGATGATCCGGTGGTCCTCGCGTCGGTGTTCAAGATCCCGCTCGCCGTCGCCTACGCCCGGGAAGTGGTGGCGGGCCGGCTGGACGAGACGGAACGCACCAAGGTCACCGCGCGGTACCGGACCGGCGGGATCGGCACCGCGGGCTGCGCGGACGACGTCGAGATGAGCTGGCGCGACTTGGCGCACTTCATGCTCACGATGAGCGACAACGCCGCGACCGACCTGATTTACCACCGCGTCGGCCAGGACGCGGTGGACCGGGTGCTGGCCGACCTCGGCCTGTCCCGTACCCGGTTGATCGGCTGCTGCGAAGACCTGTTCGCGAGCGTCATCGCGGATCTCGGCGGCAGCCCGGACGACGATCTGGAAGCCGTGCTCGGCGGCGCGACTCCGGAACAGCTGGACAAGCTCTCGGTGCGCGACCCGGAACGCACTACGTCCTCGACACCGCGCGAGATGACCGCGCTGCTCGACGCGATCTGGACCGACCGGGCCGCTGACCCGGCGGCCTGCGAACGGGTCCGGACGATCATGGCGCAGCAGATCTGGCCGCATCGGCTGTCGTCGGGCTTCCCGTCCGGCGTCGCGGTCGCGGCGAAAACCGGGACGCTTCCCGGTGTCCGCAACGAAGCGGGCGTGGTGACCTTGGGGGACGGTCGCCAGTTCGCGGTCGCGGTATTCACCCGCGCCCACTCTCTCGCCGACCGCCTGCCCGCGGTCGACGGGTCCATCGGCGCCGCCGCCCGGCTGGCGCTTGACCACCTCTCCGCGCAGACCGTCACCCCGTAG